One segment of Clavelina lepadiformis chromosome 2, kaClaLepa1.1, whole genome shotgun sequence DNA contains the following:
- the LOC143446933 gene encoding importin subunit alpha-1-like, translated as MSAANPQPRQSYYKNRHNTNEHLRKKRQESNVQLRKGKREEQMLKRRNITMEDLNTSPLKEMNFQDVGGVMMKFEDIIVGIVDNSDPQKQFDCTQSARKILSRERHPPIGKMVEAGIVCKLVEFLSWDHNSLMQFEAAWALTNIASGTNEQTLAVVHAGAVPSLIKLLSNANKNVVEQAMWALGNIAGDGASMRDYVLEKGIVKPLVALTTDQAGGSFLQNLTWTISNLCRNKNPHTSLPYIVQLLPTIVKLVNVDDTQVKTDVCWALSYITDGPNDRIELVLNTGVLETLVRLLSTESEGMLLTPVLRVIGNVVTGTDLQTQRVIDLGALVAFKKLLINDKATIQKEAAWTISNITAGTQSQIQAVIDADIVPILIHLLTNGDFKTQKEACWAVTNFTSGASLEQMVFLAQNRVIEGLCKMLTIKDPKILQVCMDGLSNMLVTAKKLGQLNAMCCVVEACGGVDALEDLQKHDNETVYNMSLHIIDNFFNDEDDDIENVAPETTEDGDYFQFNQSKSKAPDGGFHL; from the exons ATGTCTGCGGCAAATCCACAACCTAGACAATCCTATTACAAAAACCGACACAACACAAATGAG CACTTGAGGAAAAAGAGACAGGAGAGCAATGTACAGCTTCGCAAAGGAAAAAGAGAGGAGCAAATGCTCAAGCGAAGAAATATTACCATGGAGGACTTGAACACCAGTCCATTAAAAGAAATGAATTTTCAG GATGTTGGTGGTGTAATGATGAAGTTTGAGGACATAATCGTTGGCATTGTCGACAATTCTGACCCACAAAAGCAATTTGATTGCACACAAAGTGCCAGAAAAATCCTCTCTAGGGAAAGACATCCACCTATTGGGAAAATGGTGGAAGCCGGAATTGTCTGTAAACTTGTTGAATTTCTAAGCTGGGACCATAA TTCATTAATGCAATTTGAAGCTGCTTGGGCTTTAACCAACATTGCTTCCGGCACCAACGAACAAACTTTGGCTGTTGTTCATGCTGGTGCTGTGCCCAGCCTCATCAAGCTTCTATCTAATGCCAACAAAAACGTTGTTGAACAG GCAATGTGGGCACTGGGAAACATTGCAGGTGATGGGGCATCAATGAGAGACTATGTCCTAGAAAAGGGCATTGTAAAACCACTTGTGGCGCTCACTACTGACCAAGCTGGT GGCTcgtttttgcaaaatcttaCCTGGACAATCTCTAATCTGTGTCGAAATAAGAACCCACACACTTCTCTTCCATACATTGTGCAACTGCTCCCCACCATTGTCAAGTTGGTCAACGTGGATGACACTCAG GTGAAAACTGATGTTTGCTGGGCCCTGAGTTACATCACAGATGGTCCTAATGATCGCATTGAACTCGTTTTAAATACAGGTGTTCTAGAAACACTTGTTCGACTTCTAAGCACAGAATCTGAAGGCATGTTGCTCACACCAGTGTTGCGAGTTATTGGGAATGTAGTAACTGGCACTGACCTTCAAACACAG AGGGTAATTGATCTTGGTGCTCTGGTCGCTTTCAAGAAGTTGCTAATAAACGATAAAGCTACCATTCAAAAAGAAGCGGCCTGGACAATCAGCAACATCACGGCAGGCACACAAAGCCAGATTCAGGCCGTCATTGACGCCGACATTGTCCCGATTCTCATTCACCTTCTTACAAAT GGAGActtcaaaacacaaaaagaaGCTTGTTGGGCTGTCACCAACTTCACTTCCGGCGCTTCTTTGGAACAGATGGTTTTCTTGGCTCAGAATAGAGTGATCGAGGGCTTGTGCAAAATGCTTACTATTAAGGATCCAAAGATTTTACAG GTTTGTATGGACGGGCTATCCAATATGCTGGTCACTGCTAAGAAACTCGGACAACTAAATGCGATGTGTTGTGTCGTCGAGGCTTGTGGAGGTGTTGATGCCCTTGAGGACCTTCAGAAGCATGACAATGAAACCGTCTACAACATGTCTTTGCACATCATTGATAATTTCTTCAACGATGAG GATGATGATATTGAGAATGTTGCTCCGGAGACAACCGAGGATGGAGATTACTTCCAGTTCAACCAATCCAAGAGCAAAGCACCAGACGGAGGTTTTCACCTTTGA